A region of Haloplanus sp. XH21 DNA encodes the following proteins:
- a CDS encoding helical backbone metal receptor — MTMPRRIVSLAPAVTATLRDLGAADRLVGVTAHCPSELDGHDVDPAVLGGWLDPDLDRLASLDADLICTSDALQAEVRDAIRDRGFDVYHADPRTLDEVIEGFAALGRAVGRPDAGERLAARSRARLDRLRDRTPDDARPTVYCEEWADPPMAAGNWVPEVVAAAGGHHPFVDRGDRSREVSRAAVEEAAPDHVVLHLCGYGSRVDPTTFTDREWDIDPAVHAVDDALLNQPSPNLLDGAERLADLFYTE, encoded by the coding sequence CTGACCATGCCCCGTCGCATCGTCTCGCTCGCACCGGCCGTCACCGCGACGCTCCGTGACCTCGGCGCTGCCGACCGCCTCGTCGGCGTCACGGCCCACTGTCCGTCGGAACTCGACGGTCACGACGTGGACCCGGCGGTCCTCGGCGGATGGCTCGACCCCGACCTCGACCGTCTGGCGTCGCTCGACGCCGATCTAATCTGTACCAGCGACGCGCTCCAGGCCGAGGTGCGGGATGCGATCCGTGACCGCGGGTTCGACGTGTATCACGCCGATCCGCGGACGCTCGACGAGGTCATCGAGGGCTTCGCTGCGCTCGGACGGGCGGTCGGCCGTCCCGACGCGGGTGAGCGCCTGGCCGCCCGGAGTCGCGCGCGCCTCGACCGTCTCCGCGACCGGACGCCGGATGACGCCCGACCCACGGTCTACTGCGAGGAGTGGGCCGACCCGCCGATGGCGGCCGGCAACTGGGTGCCCGAGGTGGTCGCCGCCGCTGGGGGGCACCACCCCTTCGTCGATCGCGGCGACCGCTCCCGAGAAGTCTCCCGTGCGGCGGTCGAGGAAGCCGCCCCCGACCACGTCGTTCTCCATCTCTGCGGGTACGGGTCACGCGTCGATCCGACGACGTTCACCGACCGCGAATGGGACATCGACCCCGCGGTCCACGCCGTCGACGACGCGCTCTTGAACCAGCCGAGTCCGAACCTGCTCGACGGCGCCGAGCGCCTCGCCGACCTGTTTTATACGGAGTAG
- a CDS encoding DNA-methyltransferase, which produces MRTTHDLRVGDAAAMDDVADESVNLVVTSPPYPMIDLWDDLFAARDPDVEAALSAGDGDAAFDLMHDQLDAVWAEIERVLAPGGVACINVGDATRTIGGEFQQFPNHARVVDALRREGLTPLPDVLWRKPTNSLTKFMGSGTLPPNAYVTLEHEYILLFRKGGTRSFPPGDDRRYESAFFWEERNRWFSDLWEIRGEEQALADHEERRDRSAAFPLEIPLRLIRMFSVRDDRVLDPFAGTGTTALAAMHAARNSVGYDLDEDLFAALDDEVDGLPAASTRRLADRLDRHREAMADRDGGYAAEYYDFPVVTKAERRIRPYAVASVSEESAGGGRRYVLDHAPFDGNDFTDAHEE; this is translated from the coding sequence ATGCGGACCACGCACGACCTCCGGGTCGGGGATGCGGCGGCGATGGACGACGTTGCCGACGAGTCGGTGAACCTCGTCGTCACGTCGCCGCCGTACCCGATGATCGACCTCTGGGACGACCTGTTTGCGGCCCGGGATCCCGACGTGGAGGCGGCGCTTTCGGCGGGCGACGGCGACGCCGCCTTCGACCTGATGCACGACCAGCTCGACGCCGTCTGGGCGGAGATCGAACGGGTGCTGGCGCCGGGCGGCGTCGCCTGTATCAACGTCGGTGACGCGACCCGCACCATCGGGGGCGAGTTTCAGCAGTTCCCGAACCACGCCCGCGTCGTCGACGCCCTCCGTCGGGAGGGCCTGACCCCGCTTCCGGACGTGCTCTGGCGCAAGCCGACCAACAGTCTCACCAAGTTCATGGGGTCGGGGACGCTGCCGCCGAACGCCTACGTCACGCTCGAACACGAGTACATCCTCCTCTTCCGGAAAGGCGGGACGCGCTCGTTCCCCCCGGGCGACGACCGCCGCTACGAAAGCGCCTTCTTCTGGGAGGAGCGCAACCGCTGGTTCTCCGACCTGTGGGAGATCCGGGGCGAGGAGCAGGCGCTCGCCGACCACGAGGAGCGCCGGGACCGCTCCGCGGCCTTCCCGCTCGAAATTCCGCTTCGCCTGATCCGGATGTTCTCGGTCCGGGACGACCGGGTGCTCGACCCCTTCGCCGGGACGGGAACGACGGCGCTCGCGGCGATGCACGCCGCCCGGAACTCGGTGGGGTACGACCTCGACGAGGACCTGTTCGCGGCGCTCGACGACGAGGTGGACGGCCTCCCCGCGGCATCCACCCGGCGTCTCGCCGACCGTCTCGACCGCCACCGCGAGGCCATGGCCGACCGGGACGGTGGCTACGCGGCCGAGTATTACGACTTCCCGGTCGTGACGAAAGCGGAGCGACGGATCCGCCCCTACGCGGTGGCGTCGGTTTCGGAGGAGTCCGCAGGCGGGGGGCGGCGGTACGTCCTCGACCACGCCCCGTTCGACGGGAACGACTTTACCGACGCTCACGAAGAGTGA
- a CDS encoding type I 3-dehydroquinate dehydratase, whose product MEFDSLVLAAATADLGDEPAARPHADAVEFRMDLATEPLAALNEYDGDLSLIATNRDPAEGGEADGAEAERLAALESASAHDAVGAVDIELSSLRTDAGAAAATTARANGASVVASVHDFEGTPPESRLVDLLATAADRGDVGKLAVTATDPGDALAVLSATHTATQRGNRVATMAMGEAGRHTRAVAPLYGSKIGYAPVDPAEATAPGQYDLATLADLIERLGPGV is encoded by the coding sequence ATGGAGTTCGATTCGCTGGTACTCGCGGCGGCGACGGCCGACCTCGGTGACGAACCGGCGGCGCGGCCCCACGCCGACGCCGTCGAGTTTCGGATGGATCTGGCGACCGAGCCGCTGGCGGCACTGAACGAATACGACGGCGACCTGTCCCTGATCGCCACGAACCGCGATCCGGCCGAAGGCGGCGAGGCCGACGGGGCGGAAGCGGAGCGACTGGCGGCTCTGGAGTCGGCGAGTGCCCACGACGCGGTCGGCGCGGTCGACATCGAACTGTCGAGTCTCCGCACGGACGCCGGCGCGGCCGCGGCGACGACGGCGCGGGCAAACGGCGCGAGCGTCGTCGCCTCGGTCCACGACTTCGAGGGGACCCCGCCGGAGTCACGGCTGGTCGACCTGCTGGCGACGGCCGCCGACCGCGGCGACGTGGGGAAACTGGCGGTGACGGCGACCGATCCCGGCGACGCTCTGGCGGTGCTGTCGGCGACGCATACGGCGACGCAGCGCGGGAACCGGGTCGCGACGATGGCGATGGGGGAAGCAGGCCGTCACACGCGGGCGGTCGCTCCGCTCTACGGGTCGAAGATCGGGTACGCGCCGGTCGACCCCGCGGAAGCGACGGCGCCGGGCCAGTACGACCTGGCGACGCTCGCGGATCTGATCGAGCGACTTGGGCCAGGAGTATAA
- a CDS encoding DUF7575 domain-containing protein, which translates to MGNRKAVIAVAVSVVGATAGIAGAGHAYLREWGRAFAWFSFVIGTGLVLIATFSDPETATVATLPPQVTVPVIGLLALNTLDAYRVAQSSPSEGTTASCPTCGRDLDPELSFCPWCAGSEEK; encoded by the coding sequence ATGGGCAATCGGAAGGCGGTGATCGCGGTGGCGGTCAGCGTCGTCGGCGCTACCGCGGGTATCGCGGGCGCGGGCCACGCCTACCTCCGGGAGTGGGGTCGCGCGTTCGCGTGGTTCTCGTTCGTTATCGGGACGGGGCTCGTGCTGATCGCGACGTTTTCGGACCCGGAGACCGCGACGGTGGCGACGCTCCCGCCCCAGGTGACGGTGCCAGTGATCGGTCTGCTGGCGCTGAACACGCTCGATGCGTACCGCGTGGCCCAGTCGTCACCGTCCGAGGGGACGACCGCGTCGTGTCCGACGTGCGGCCGTGATCTGGACCCGGAGCTGTCCTTCTGTCCGTGGTGTGCTGGGTCGGAAGAGAAGTGA
- a CDS encoding winged helix-turn-helix domain-containing protein, producing MSTTAADSIGDDRLTTTEYRERLSELPPSAKLVAKVLESDSPLSQGQLAEESLLPDRTVRYALNRLEESDIVGSRYSFKDARKQVYFLRT from the coding sequence ATGAGCACCACAGCAGCGGACTCGATCGGCGATGACCGGCTGACTACCACCGAATATCGAGAACGCCTGAGCGAACTGCCGCCCAGCGCGAAACTCGTCGCGAAAGTGCTGGAAAGCGACTCGCCGCTCTCGCAAGGGCAACTCGCTGAAGAGTCGCTGCTCCCCGACCGGACGGTTCGGTACGCGCTGAACCGACTCGAGGAGTCGGACATCGTCGGCTCGCGCTACAGTTTCAAGGACGCCCGGAAACAGGTCTACTTCCTGCGAACGTAG
- a CDS encoding class I SAM-dependent methyltransferase encodes MKGEEWYQADEVAQEYDAKRFSRGGRLIDRREKRAVLEALSPIEDRKVLEIACGTGRFTVMLAERGADVVGLDISSAMLSQGREKARSAGVADRIEFLRGDAARLPFPDDHFDTVFAMRFFHLADTPAKFLAEMSRVSKEQVFFDTFNDRSTRVIYNWLLPMGSRLYGRAEVERLVDGADLTLDDDSHDFVLPYGFYRKIPNRLAGAFRSLDTAIGETPLGDHLASVSYWDTRV; translated from the coding sequence GTGAAAGGAGAGGAGTGGTATCAGGCCGACGAGGTCGCGCAGGAGTACGACGCCAAGCGATTCTCACGGGGTGGGCGCCTGATCGACCGCCGCGAGAAGCGGGCCGTCCTCGAAGCGTTGAGCCCGATCGAGGACCGAAAGGTGCTCGAAATCGCGTGTGGTACGGGCCGGTTCACGGTCATGCTGGCCGAACGCGGCGCAGACGTCGTCGGTCTGGATATCTCCTCGGCGATGCTGTCCCAGGGGCGGGAGAAGGCTCGGTCGGCGGGCGTGGCCGACCGCATCGAGTTCCTGCGCGGGGACGCCGCCCGACTGCCGTTTCCGGACGATCATTTCGACACCGTGTTCGCGATGCGCTTTTTCCACCTGGCGGACACTCCCGCGAAGTTCCTCGCGGAGATGTCCCGGGTCTCGAAAGAGCAAGTCTTCTTCGATACGTTCAACGACCGGAGCACGCGCGTCATCTACAACTGGCTGCTCCCGATGGGGTCTCGCCTCTACGGACGAGCTGAAGTCGAGCGCCTCGTCGACGGCGCGGATCTGACGCTCGACGACGACAGCCACGACTTCGTCCTGCCGTACGGGTTCTACCGAAAGATCCCCAACCGACTCGCGGGCGCGTTCCGGAGTCTCGACACCGCTATCGGTGAGACGCCGCTGGGCGACCACCTCGCGTCGGTGTCCTACTGGGATACGCGCGTCTAA
- a CDS encoding glycosyltransferase family 2 protein — protein MDLSVVIPTLNGRDRLAACLDALAAHVPGAEVVVVNGPSTDGTTGMIRERDDVDVLVEVSTRTANVARNAGLEVATGDVVALLQYDLVVEPSWLEGLREGVETAAVVTGPTHRTLGGGMTTEESEHQRVGTREVTYFNGGNVAFRRPVLDALDGFDEYLETGGDRDLAHRLAGLDYEVDWRPEMGVRQEYSADGGVTVDDRGAEFRSLAYRLVKNYGIRPAAATGTASRAARDALTAARDVLRGDLEPTEWIGAGRDVISGVARGAADGLLARVKDRSPARNPNGIADRSDRIVARYDWR, from the coding sequence ATGGACCTCTCGGTAGTGATACCGACCCTCAACGGTCGGGACCGACTCGCGGCCTGCCTCGACGCGCTGGCCGCCCACGTCCCGGGCGCGGAGGTCGTCGTCGTCAACGGGCCGTCGACGGACGGCACTACCGGGATGATTCGCGAACGCGACGACGTCGACGTACTGGTCGAAGTGTCGACCCGGACGGCGAACGTCGCCCGCAACGCCGGCCTAGAAGTCGCCACCGGCGACGTGGTCGCTCTCTTGCAGTACGATCTGGTGGTCGAACCGTCGTGGCTGGAGGGGCTTCGGGAGGGGGTAGAGACCGCAGCGGTGGTCACCGGGCCGACACACCGCACCCTCGGTGGGGGGATGACGACCGAGGAGTCAGAGCACCAGCGGGTCGGCACCCGCGAGGTGACGTATTTCAACGGCGGCAACGTGGCCTTCCGGCGCCCGGTTCTCGACGCGCTGGACGGCTTCGACGAGTATCTCGAAACGGGCGGGGACCGTGACCTCGCGCACCGACTGGCCGGCCTCGACTACGAGGTGGACTGGCGGCCCGAGATGGGCGTCCGGCAGGAGTACTCCGCCGACGGCGGCGTGACGGTAGACGACCGTGGCGCGGAGTTCCGGTCGCTCGCCTATCGCCTCGTCAAGAACTACGGCATTCGGCCGGCCGCGGCGACGGGGACGGCCAGTCGAGCGGCGCGAGACGCCCTGACCGCCGCGCGCGACGTCCTCCGCGGCGATCTCGAACCGACCGAGTGGATCGGCGCGGGCCGCGACGTGATCAGCGGCGTCGCCCGCGGCGCGGCGGACGGCCTCCTCGCTCGCGTGAAAGACCGGTCGCCGGCCCGCAATCCCAACGGCATCGCCGACCGATCCGACCGGATCGTCGCCCGCTACGACTGGCGGTAG
- a CDS encoding SAM hydrolase/SAM-dependent halogenase family protein, with amino-acid sequence MITLASDFGSPYPAAMKGVILRRTDARLVDVSHDLPRGSVRESAFWLRETLPTFPPATHLAVVDPGVGTDRGVLVARAGEHTFVGPDNGLLVPAVRRIAADADAEVTWFHADPGAPESTTFHGRDVFAPLAAEMHDAVREGTLTDHDRLTRIGSPVDCRLSDATVDAGEAVGEVLAVDDFGNVITNVPGAFLAGHDAVTINGDRVPVAETFAVVAPGDPLVTVGSHGYVECDVNDGRGDERFGLAVGDRVRLRPVDTYRQS; translated from the coding sequence ATGATCACGCTCGCCTCCGACTTCGGCTCGCCGTACCCGGCCGCGATGAAGGGCGTGATCCTCCGGCGAACCGACGCCCGCCTCGTCGACGTGAGTCACGACCTGCCCCGGGGGTCGGTCCGCGAATCGGCGTTCTGGCTCCGCGAGACGCTGCCGACCTTCCCCCCGGCGACACACCTCGCCGTCGTCGATCCCGGCGTCGGGACCGACCGCGGCGTCCTCGTCGCCCGCGCGGGCGAACACACGTTCGTCGGCCCAGACAACGGCCTCCTCGTGCCGGCCGTCCGTCGCATCGCCGCCGACGCTGACGCCGAGGTGACGTGGTTCCACGCCGACCCCGGTGCGCCCGAATCCACCACGTTCCACGGCCGGGACGTGTTCGCCCCGCTCGCGGCCGAGATGCACGACGCGGTTCGCGAGGGGACGCTCACCGACCACGACCGTCTGACGCGGATCGGATCGCCCGTCGACTGCCGCCTCTCCGACGCGACCGTCGACGCCGGCGAGGCCGTGGGCGAAGTCCTCGCCGTCGACGACTTCGGCAACGTCATCACGAACGTCCCCGGGGCGTTCCTCGCTGGTCACGACGCCGTGACCATCAACGGCGACCGCGTCCCCGTCGCCGAGACGTTCGCGGTCGTGGCTCCCGGCGACCCGCTGGTCACCGTCGGGAGCCACGGCTACGTCGAATGCGATGTCAACGACGGCCGCGGCGACGAACGCTTCGGTCTCGCCGTCGGGGACCGCGTCCGTCTCCGTCCCGTCGATACCTACCGCCAGTCGTAG